Proteins co-encoded in one Helicobacteraceae bacterium genomic window:
- a CDS encoding ATP-dependent Clp protease proteolytic subunit, with the protein MPSSTEILDEIKRAIDGKNNPVDIVRRKYLKKLRDLRDRNVIVYYSAWLQRTEQYADSSINDNDIYALMSCLYSIDKKQGLDLILHTPGGNVAAAEAIGSYLRKQFGDDIVVIVPQLAMSAGTMIACAAKEIIMGAHSSLGPIDPHFNGVSAHGIITEFERAKKDVSDNPLYAQVWSPILSKYPPAFVGECENAMLWAREIAYEWLISGMFKADANASDKAKKIVGELSDHNETKSHSRHIDFDKCSDMGLKITKLEGGEKRDLQDIVLSIYHAYNHTAAAFTNILKIIENHNAQTSVTFKQGA; encoded by the coding sequence ATGCCAAGCTCAACCGAAATCCTCGACGAAATAAAACGCGCGATCGACGGCAAAAACAACCCGGTTGATATAGTTAGACGCAAGTATCTTAAGAAGTTACGCGATCTAAGAGATAGAAACGTAATCGTTTATTATTCCGCTTGGCTGCAAAGAACGGAGCAATACGCCGATAGTAGCATTAACGATAACGATATATACGCTTTAATGTCTTGTCTATATAGTATTGATAAAAAGCAAGGTCTTGACTTAATCCTGCATACTCCGGGCGGAAATGTTGCGGCGGCGGAAGCGATTGGAAGTTATCTGCGAAAACAATTCGGCGACGATATCGTCGTTATAGTTCCTCAATTGGCTATGTCGGCGGGAACAATGATCGCCTGCGCCGCTAAAGAAATAATAATGGGCGCGCATTCAAGTTTGGGTCCTATCGACCCGCATTTTAACGGCGTGTCCGCGCACGGTATTATAACCGAGTTTGAACGAGCCAAAAAAGACGTTAGTGATAATCCGTTATACGCGCAAGTTTGGTCTCCTATCTTATCAAAATATCCGCCCGCTTTCGTTGGCGAGTGCGAAAACGCTATGCTTTGGGCAAGAGAGATCGCCTATGAATGGCTTATAAGCGGCATGTTTAAGGCGGACGCAAACGCAAGCGATAAGGCAAAGAAAATTGTCGGCGAACTTTCCGACCATAATGAAACAAAATCCCACTCAAGACACATCGATTTTGATAAATGCTCCGATATGGGATTAAAGATAACGAAACTTGAAGGAGGCGAAAAGCGAGATTTGCAAGATATTGTTCTATCTATTTATCACGCTTATAATCATACGGCGGCGGCATTTACAAATATATTAAAAATAATCGAAAACCATAACGCTCAAACGTCCGTAACCTTCAAACAAGGCGCTTAG